Genomic DNA from Felis catus isolate Fca126 chromosome E3, F.catus_Fca126_mat1.0, whole genome shotgun sequence:
ACACAGAGAGGATTCAATATGCAACTGCTGAACAGAGGACAGCCCTTTTGGGTCTCCACTTTCTCCCAGTTTTTAAATCaataccctggggcgcctgggtggcgcagtcggttaagcgtccgacttcagccaggtcacgatctcgcggtctgtgagttcgagccccgcgtcgggctctgggctgatggctcggagcctggagcctgtttccgattctatgtctccctctctctctgcccctcccccgttcatgctctgtctctctctgtcccaaaaataaaataaacgttgaaaaaaaaaattttttttaaataaataaataaataaataccctaaTCCTAATCCCCAGTCAGACTCTGCTAAGACACCGTATGTTACACGTcttcctctggccctcctcctcAAGCATAGGGCTGTCCAGGAAGCAAAGGCAAAGTTTGGCTGGATTGCAGATGTTGCCAACGACTGGGGTGGGACTGGGTTAGGACATACAGTTAGGTCACTGATGGATCTGTGTCTCTCACTTGGCCATCATGGTGTCCCACCAGCATGGGGATGGTTGGTGGTGCAGATATGGTGCAGACAGCAAAGGAGATTCATCTGGAGATGGCAGGGAGTAGCCCAGACACTGGAGCCAGTCCTTGACCTGAGTTCAGGGTCAGACCTTGACCTGAGTTCAAGGTCTCTACAGTTCATTCTCTGTCTGATCCTGGCAAGTCACTGAAACTCTCTAGACCTCATTAGTAACCATAAAACCTATTTCCCGGGGTTGTTacaagattaagtgagataatgtctAGGTACAGAGtgactggtaaaaaaaaaaaaaaaaaaaaaaaaagggaatcttttctttctcaccttctcGTGTCATTCCTTCCTGgatctcatctgcaaaatggggatgccAGCCCTTGTCAGATAACCCTGAAGGGAACCCAGGGCAACAGGGGCTGTGGGAAGGGCTCATGAACTGGAAAGTGTCAAACCCCAGAGATTATAGGTGATGATAACAATAAAGAGCTCTGGCTCTggagcctgggttcaaatcctagcacTGCTCCCTGCTAGCCATGTGACCCTGGGGTGATCACTTAACCTGGCAGTGCCTCAATCTCCTCATTTGTGAAAGAGGAAGACAGTTCTATAAAGGAAGCATGAGGTAGTGTATACAAGGGCTTCAAACAACACCAGACCCCTAGGAAGCACTGGAGAAATGTTGGAGGCGATGAGGCTGAGCTGCCGGGCTGAGCTGCTCCGGGAGGACAGGCGCCCAGCCTCAATGGCTACCAGCTGGGGCTCTGGAACAGTGCAGCAGAGGACCATGGGGTTTGAATGGAACGGGCTGTGCTCTTCACCCTGATGATCCCTGTGCTGGGGACCTCTCTTCCAAGAGCCCTCAACACCCCTCCATCCTGCCACTCCATTAGGATGAGGCACTGACGTGGGGGTTCCGAGAGATCAGGTGCTCCTCTCAGTAGACCAGCCTCCTTGGAACTGGAACTGTTATGTTTGTCTTCCTTCACCTGACACTCACTGAAGTGTCTCCTTTGTACATGGCCTGGTGCTGGGGCTGCAGAGATGACAAGTCCCTGCCTCCTGTTACATTGGGGAGAGACACTGGGAGACCGAGAATCACAACATATGGTGATCAGTAAATGGACAGGGGAAACTCGGGGACTGTGGAAAcccagagggagcagaggagacagggaaagcttcccagaggaggtaaAACCCAAGTCAAAGTTTAAAATATGAGATTGTATTGGTGAAGAGGGAGCAGGAGCGCTCTCTATATAGGGAGAATTACATGAGGAAGGCCTGGTGTTAAGCAGGCCTATAAGTAGGTTGCAGAGCTGAGGGAGAAGGTAGGAAAAAGCAAGAAGTGAGTTGCAAGGCTGTGCAGGGACTAGGGGATTGCAGGCCTCAAAGGGCAGGCTGCAGAGTTTGGACTGTGTCCTGAGGGCACTGAGGAGTCAAGGGAGATGTGGAGATGGCAGGAGAGGGCAAGGTGACTCTTGCTCCTCCCCAACCTGTCATACCTCACCAACCACCAGTCTCtttgctctctctgctggccTTGATTGTTCCTGAAAACGGTCATGCCTGCTCCCACATGAGGGCCTTTGTACTTACTGTTCTCTTTGCCTGGAGAGGTAGGGGTACAAATGGGGTTGGGCTTAATACTGGGGTCAGAGTGAGGATCTGGTTTGAAGTTCACATTTATCTGTTCTGAATAGGTCTCATTATGTGACCTGCTGGGTGACACTAGGGTCATGCTTCAGTGTCCTGGGAAAAGGACAGGACAGATCTCTTGGGAGCATATGTATGGCCTGTGGGGACTGGCCTCCAAACATGGGGTTGTGCAGCATCAAGGCTTTTGCCATTGGTTGGAGGCTTTATGTGCCATTGGGGTAACCCTTGGAGGCCTGGGAGGAGCAGGGGTCAAGGCACTTGGTGGGTGGGGTCAGTGAGAGCCCAGGTGGTGGGAATTATTAccccatttgcagatgaggaaacaaactgaggctcagagaggttggggGTTTGGCCCCAACTAGCAATGGACAAAGGCAGGACTCGCATCCACGTCTGCTGGCTCCTAAGTTGGGGGGGATCCCCGGGCAGCAGCTTTTGGTGAGACcaaaacagagatggagacagatggCCTGTGAGGTGGGGCCGGACAGGGTGGCAGAGCTGATGACCTTTGCCAAGACAGACGCCTTGGGACAaagccaggcctgggctgggggccagTTCCTCCAGCTGCAAAGGGAAACTAGGGGTCCAGAGAGAGAAACCCCCAAGAGAAGCAGGACGTGATAAGGTCGGGTGAGGGTGAGCCTGCCTTCTCGAGTGAGGCCCAGCCCCACGTCCACTGTCCACCTGTGAATAGCACCAGATCGAGtatctgcctccctcttcccctcctcccctcctgccctcctcctctgccacctCCCCCCTCATTACCTGGCCTGGCCTACGCCTCAGTGCACCCACTCAAAGGGCCTAGGCTAATCCCCTGACATCACTGTCTGCCTAGCACAGGCCCCTTCTGGCAGCCCTGGCAGCTCCTGGCCTCAGAGACCCAATTTAGGGTCCCCCACCCCAAAGCCCATCTTTCCTTcaacttcctccttctttcaGTTCACAGTTCTGAGGGGACAACCCAGATCTGGTCCCAAGTTGGGGAGCAGGAGTCTAGGATCTGTTCTGGCCTTGCTGTGTGACTCCAGGTAAGTAgctgtccctctctgggcctcaggctcCTTATCTAAATCTCCTcaaccccacccacccccacccccccactccccaagcTAATCACATCAACCTATTTGGGCTTCTTCTTAGCCCTTTGTCGCTtcaggaaattttgttttttatcagttCACATGTTTGTTGTTGTGAACTCTGGGCTGTGCACCCTGTGAGGTGGGGGTGTGGCCCATCTTACGATTCGCCCTGGTACCAGCACACAGTAGAGGCTCCATCGATATCTGCTGATTGAATGTATACATGAGTGAATGAGTAAACAGATGTATCTCCTGCCTTTGTAAGAAGGGTATGGGCCTTCTTCCTCCACATGAGGGAAGAAGGTAGAGCAATATTCCATCCCCCAACAGGATAGAAGCAGGGTAGGGGCCTGCCTGAACACTCTGACCCAGAGGGTGGGCAGGTGCTTAGAACTGAACAGTGCTTCCTTGTGGAGAGACTGGGAAAGCTCTGAAGAAGGACCAGAACCCAGCACCTGTCTGCCCATAGTCCTCTCTGCCACAAGGCTTCCCTAGCTGGAAAAGGCCTTAGGTATATGTCTATGTGTCTGGCATGCGCTGTGTCTGGGCAGAAGGCAGCCACTGGCCCAAGATCTTCCAGGACAGCAGAGACTAAAACGTGGCTAGATCTCAGGACTCCTGACCTCCCGccgcatgtgtgtctgtgtgcacacacgtgaCCATGGTGTGTGTACACCCCATATATGTACATGTCTGCTCCACGCACGTGCCTctggtggggcccctgggtgtggCTATGTGTTCACCTGTCTGCATGCATTCGTGAGGACACGTCTGCACTTGTGTGTCTGATTCTCCCTGTGTAACGTGTAGGCCTGGCAGGGTGTGTGTGATTCAGTATACGTGTAGCCATGTCCACTAGAGTGtcagctctctgagggcaggggtTTTGTTGGACTTGTTCCGGTCCTATCCTAGCACCTGGAACAGGGAGCAGCACAGTCCGTGTGAACACGtacttaaatgaatgaatgtatgtaaGTGTGCTCACACGTCTGGTATGCACCCGTATGCCAGCCTGTGTGTAGACGTGCACATGTTCCTATGTCTACAGGTGTACCTGGGTGTTGGCGATGCTGCTCACATGCCACCACTCCCATCCCTTTTCCAAACTCCtggggagagggagccagagCGGGCAGTGCCCGGTCCCCATGGGGCGGGGCAGGAGGCCGCCTCCTCAGGAGAAACTGGATCCCAGGACGTGAGGAGCAGCAGGGAGCAGGGCGGCCCCTTTGTCCCCCGATAATCCCCTCCCCGCCTTtgacccctccctcccagcaACCAGGGTTTAAGGTCGAGTTTGGGGGCTGTAGGGGACTAGGGTGTCACCTTAgtgtccccttccctgctgtcCCTTGCTTCTGGGGCTTCTGCACCTgcgcccccaacacacacccaccCCAGGGTGtgactccttccctccctctcggGCGGTCTCAGGGCTCAGCCCAGGTATAAAGCCACCTGAGGGGCAGGAGGATAGGTGCCCCAGAAGAACCCAGAgactggagagaggaaggaaccaAGGAGGGAGCATGAGCTATCTGCTAGgtgagtgagggggacagagtgcCAGGGCCTAGAGACCAGGAGGGAAGGGGTACTCACTGGCCCTCGGCCCATATGACTCATGCACCTGGCTGTCTGCATGCTAGGAACTGCCAGATCCTTACATGCAGAAGGCTTCATTcatcgttcattcattcattcattcattcaagaaatatttattgagcgcctattATGTGCTAGGTAGTTTTCTTAGCActtggggatacagcagtgaacaaacagacaaaaatctatgATCTCATGGAGATTTCATTCTGCAGACAGACAATAATGTCCTAAGTAAGGAAATTATAATGCCTGTGTGATCGAAGGTGAGTGCTAAGATCCaagcttgttgaatgaatggatgaatgaatgggccTTCACTATCAGTCTTCCCTTAAGTTCTGAATTTAGGGAACTCGGGAATGTAGAAAGGGGAACAAAGGAGGCCATCCTGATTTGCCTCTCCTCTCCATTGCTTCCTGCTGGTGACCTTAGGTAATTCTCCTCGTCTCTGAGCCACACACTGGGAACAACTGGGCCTGCCCTTTAAGGGGACAATTGGCGGCATTTACTCAAATTTAAAATGAGCACATCCTCCAATCCAGACATTCCCTCTTTGAAAAAGTGCCCAAAGAGCCTGGGATAaggatgtttatggcagcattcattcaacaaatatttattaagctctgtgctagatgctggggaACCAGCAGCGAATGAACCAGGGGGAGTTTCTCCTTTCCTGGAGCCAACATTCTAGGGGGAGAGACAGTAATAAACAAgtagacaaataaataaagagaaatagcaAATCTCTGAAGACTATAAAtcggggagagggaaggggcttTTGATATGCAGTCAGGACAGCTCATCTGAATTGAGGCCTGAAGAACAAGAAGGAGCCAGCCTTGGAAAGGTTTGGGGGTGGTCCTGCAGGGCCCAGCAAGGGCAAAGGCCTGAGGAGGAATGCTTAGAGAAGATAGGAGGCCAATACAGAGGGGCTAGCCCTTGTAGACCACTGGGGGCTTTGGCTTACACACTTTCACAGTGTGAGGTGGGAGCAGAGGGAGTGTTCAGGCAGAGGAGGGATTTTAGCTGGACTGAGGAgttggaaggggtgggggggggggggaacaaggGTGAAAGCAGAGACCAGGGGTGAGGCTGCGGTAACAGTCCAGGTGAGAAGTGCTGGTGGCCGGGACTCAGGTGGTAGCAATAGGAGGGGGGAAGTAGGTAGATGCTGGATCcatcttttcaagttttaaaactttttattgaaaataacaaatataaaagtgTACAACTCATTAAGCGtacagctcaatgaattttcacaaagtgatcATATCCTTGTCATGAGCACTCAGATCAAGAAACACAGACCTGCACCGGCTACCTTTTAAGGACAGAGCCGATAGGATTTACTGTGGGGGTGAATgtggagagcaagagagaatgacGCATCAAAGAGAGGACCCCACATTCTGACCTGAGCAACTGGAAGAACGGAAGCAGCTTTGCCTGAGAGGGGAAGACTAGGGGAGGAGGGTAGAAGGGGAATCGAGAGTTGAGTATTAGACATTTTGAGTTGAGAATCTTATTAATATCCAAGGGAAAATGTCAAGCAGGAAGTTGAATACACAGGTCTGGAGTTCAGGGGAATGTTCTGGGCTGGAAATAATCTACTTACAGGGTGATTCTGTCCTGACTTGGATACACAAGATTGTTGCAGGCCACAAAGTCTGTGGCCACTTGAAGAGTTGTTACAAAGAGTGAATGAACTGGGGCGccagggtgcctcagttggttaagtgtgtgactcctggtttcagctcaggtcatgatctcatggtttgtgagttcaagccccacatcaggctctgcactgacagggtggagcctgcttgggttctcactctctctctctctctctctctctcaaaataaataaataaacaaacaaacaaacaaacaaacatttttaaaaaatgaatgaaccagcAGGCAGGCTCAGGAATTTGATCTGACCTCCGATTTTCTCTGACAGCCCCCCTCTGCCTGCTGACCCTACTGCTGCTACCCCTCAGTCTTGGGGCTCCCATCTCGCCAGCTGAGCCCATCAGTCAAGCCTACAGCCTGGCCctctacatgcagaagaatacaTCAACACTGCTGCAGACTTACGTGAGTGACActgggcacaagcaggggatgaggggagaggggaagtgcCCTCCTTGCCCAACTCTAAGTAGGAGAAGCAGAGCAAGGCCAGGAGAAGGCTCCCCCATGAGTCTGGGGGCACAGGGGCTCTGTCAACTAGAGACTCACTCAAACACTGTCACTGATAGCTGGTGACCTTGGGCtgtcattccttctctctctctctctctctctctctctctctctctctctctttgtgtgtctcagcttcctcatctgcaaaatggaatttGTGATCCTGCTTTTGCTGACCTTTCAGGACTGTTACAAGAGTCAAAGACAgcacatacagagaaagacttTACAGGGTCATAATTATTTCTACAATCACCTCGCGCTATGTGCTTACTTGAGCCATGTGCCCGGGCTGGGCACTCTGCCCATTATCTTGCTGACTCTTCAAACAGTTCTGAGAGATAGAATCATaatccactttacagataaggaaactgagttttAGAGAGGGTGaataatttgcctaaggtcacacagctaatcacTGGCAGTGCCAATCCTCCCACAACACCCCCGCACTGTCTAGAAGTTCAAACTAGCAGTGGCCCACTAGCTGAATCTGACCTACAGATGTTTTCTGTTTGGGCCATGAAATCCTTGTTCAAATTTTGAACATGACTGCCTGTCTAAAACAGGCACAGGGaccctcctggcccctcctcaCCCCATCTTGGTTCTGCCTTCTTCCTCCAGTTACACAATCCATCTGGTTCCTGGAGGCCCTAGGATTTGTGACTCCTCCCCTGCGCTATATTCCAGGCCCATGCCAAGTTTACTAAATCTAGTTTCTCGTGCCATAGCTGCCATCATTCCCTGGGTGGCTTTGGGCaccgtgagcctcagtttcttcacctaaaATAGTGATGGAGGACTAGGTGGGCTACCAGTTTGGGGATTTATCAGTGCGCACTAAGATTTTGTGGGTCTAGGTTTATGGAGGCAAGAACTTTAATGGAGAAGGCACTCAACTAAATTTAATAatgttaacaattatttattaatgattataataaaattaataagcataAACAACTAAAtgctataaatatacatatagactATAACTACGTGGTCAAATATATTTAGACTGAAAATAGTATAATAAATAACACAATCATAGTGTCATGATGTCATATTAATGTAATATAGTGGCCTATCATGCCCTTATTGTATGCCAAgtgctgtgctaagtgctttatatatactaCTTCTTATCATTTTTACGCATGGGAATTACTGAAGCTGTGATTCAAAGTTGTACAATTTATACATGAACCTGGAACCTAACAGaacccaggctctgtgctaggacATCCCACTAACTCCTCCCCCTGGGAAAATGTCAGTCTTATGGAAGGCAGATGTGAAGTCAGCACCACTTCCGTCCCCGCATTCCtatctgtctctgtttctcatgCAGCTCCAGCACCAGGGCAGCCCCTTTAGCGACCCTGGTTTCTCAGCCCCTGAGCTTCAGCTCAGCAGCCTGCCTCCTGCCGCTGTCTCCTTCAAGACCTGGCATGCCCTGGATGATGGGGAGCGGCTGGGCCATGCCCAGGGGGCCTTCCTGGCCTTGACCCAGCACCTCCAGCTCGTAGGGGATGACCAGAGAGACCTGAACCCTGGCAGTCCTATCCTGCTGGCTCAGCTCGGCGCCGCAAGACTCAGGGCCCAAGGCCTGTTGGGCAACATGGCTGCAATCATGACTGCTCTGGGCCTGCCCATCCCCCGGAAGAGGACACTCTCGGTGTTGTTGCCTTTGGGGCTTCAGCCTTTGAGAGGAAATGTCGAGGCTATGTAGTGACCCGGGAATATGGCCACTGGACAGACCGAGCTGTGAGGGACTTGGCTCTGCTCAAGGCCAAATACCCTGGATAAACGAGGCAGGACTTCCTGCCAGAAGCTGCAACACTTCTTTCCCAATGGACTCTTTCCTGCCTTGCTTCTTCGCTAAAGGAGACACATCTTGTCTAGCAGACAGGGcttgtttatttgggaatatttCCTAGGAACCAGGCCTCAAGTCCCTGTTGCCTGGGTCTTTCCTGCCTAGGTCCTATGACCTCCCTTCCAGATCTGGGTGGGACTCTATGGGTATCATTTTGTGGATT
This window encodes:
- the LOC101083389 gene encoding LOW QUALITY PROTEIN: cardiotrophin-2 (The sequence of the model RefSeq protein was modified relative to this genomic sequence to represent the inferred CDS: inserted 1 base in 1 codon) is translated as SDLRFSLTAPLCLLTLLLLPLSLGAPISPAEPISQAYSLALYMQKNTSTLLQTYLQHQGSPFSDPGFSAPELQLSSLPPAAVSFKTWHALDDGERLGHAQGAFLALTQHLQLVGDDQRDLNPGSPILLAQLGAARLRAQGLLGNMAAIMTALGLPXPPEEDTLGVVAFGASAFERKCRGYVVTREYGHWTDRAVRDLALLKAKYPG